The sequence GGATAATCTAAGCGTCAGCGATGATTCACTGCATCACGGCACCGAGCAGGGAATGCGAATGAAATGGGTCAAAAAAGCGGCTGATGCGCTTGGGCTGCCTTCAGGTGCCATATGCCTGGAACCGCCTGATCCGGACAGGGATGGCCAGTCTGTAAATGAACGAGGCGAGCCCATTGTCGGCGGTGATATCAGATTTCGGGGAAGGGCTGTGGATAAGCTTGTCAAAGGGCTTGCCAGACGTGACGGGTCTGATTTCAACCAGTGCCCAGACGAAGATTTTGCAAATCCCGGAAGAGTTCATCTGGACCCGTTCGGCAATGTCCATCTTTGCCAGGGGATCATAATGGGTAATATCTGGAAGACCCCTCTTGATGAGTTAATCCGGGAATATGATGTGGACACCCATCCCATTTGTTCTCATCTGCAAAAGGGAGGACCTTTAAAGCTTGCTTTGGAATATGGTTACAGCAGTCAAGACGGTTTTGTAGATCCTTGTCATATGTGCTATGAGACAAGGAAAAGCATATTGAATAGTTACCCGGACTGGCTCGGCCCTGATATGGTATACGGCCGGTAAATTAGAACGAAGGATTTTATTGTTTTCATGATTCTTATACTACCCTGAAAGTCGGATAAAGCGTACACTATTGCTCCATATTTTCAAAGCACACCAGTGTCAGCAAGCCGTTTTTGTATAGGACTTTCTGGTGTTTTCACTGCAAATGGTATCCATTTTAATGGGTGAAATACAGCTTCCGGTCGTTTCCACGCTGTTAACTGACGTGAGTTTTTCCGATTATTGCATAAAACCATACATAATCCGCCCTTAACATGTACGTATAAAAATTTTACACACACCTCAAAAATATGGTTTAAAATCCAATACTTTCGATTGGTTATCGCCAATAAGGTTGTGTTTCTGGCTTAAAATGTACGCTTTATCCGATTTTCAGGATACTACCTTGTTTTTAGATCGAGGAAGACAGTTTCGATCTCCTGCCCGGTATTTCCGTATTTACAGAAAGCTATGCTGAAAACAATTCGTAAAAAAATAATGGTGGTCTCCGGTCATGTCGGCCTTGCCGGAATAGCCTTAATCCTGTTGTTTTCAATGAACCGGCTGTTTGTTGCCAATCTTTTTACGGCATATGACCTGAGCTGCTATGACTGGTTTTTAACCCACCAACACACCCGGGAAAAAAGTGATGTGCCGGTCATTGTGGATATTGATGAACAAAGCCTTGAACGTTACGGTCAATGGCCCTGGCCCCGGTACAAAATAGCAGAGCTGATCGACAGGATATCCGGGGCGGGCCCTCTGGCAGTGGGGTTGGATATCCTTTTTCCCGAAGCGGACCGGACGTCTCCTGTAAATTTAAACGCATTCTTAAAAAAAGAGTTCGATTTGGATATCCCTAACCACAGGGCGCAGGCCTTTCAGGCTGCCGTGGATATGCTCAACGCCCTGGGAAAACTTAACGACACCTTTGTAAAAGAATACGGGTTTACCTTAAATATCGGTATCGGCCTTCACATTGGCCGGGTCCGGGTGGGCAACATGGGAACAAAAGATTTGTTTAATTACACCATTATCGGTGATAACGTGAACGTGGCGTCCAGGCTTGAAAATTTGAGCAAATTTTATGGGGTGAGGATTATTTTCAGTGAAGATATGAAGACCTATGTTCCCCGGACCCACCAGATTCAGGAACTGGACCTGGTCCGCATCAGGGGAAGACAGGAACCTTTAAAGATATACGGCCTGTTTACTGGGAAATTTATGGCCGATTCGGATAAACACATTGCGGCCTATTACCATGCGCTAAGGCTGTACCGGGAACAGAAATTTGGCAGGGCGCTTGAAATTTTTGAACAGTTCAGGCAGAAACGAGTGGATCGAAGATTGTACAAAATTTACCGACAACGCTGTAAATATTATCTGACCCATCCACCGGGAAAGAGCTGGGACGGTATCTTCACCCACCAACAAAAATAAGGCGTTTGTACGTGGATAAAAAAATATACCTGGCGCTTATGGCAATGCTGACGGTTTTGCCGGGTTTTACCCAATGCGGTGCTCGCGAGACTGATGCTCCTGTTGGCATTGTAAAAACACTGAGCGGCCAGGTATGGATCCAAAGGGGGGAACAGCGGATGCCCGCGGCCCTTGAAATGCCGCTAATGACCGGAGATGCACTGGAGACCGGCGGCGATGCAGGCGTCGGCATTATATTTAAGGACAACAGCCCCTTGTCCCTGGGGCCTGACAGCAAGTTCATCATCCGTGAATTTATCTTTGAGCCGACAAAGGAAAAATTCACATTAATCGGATCTGTTGTGCGGGGCACCCTGACCTACCTTTCTGGCCTGATCAATAAACTGAAACCCGAGTCTGTGGAATTCAGGACCCCGTCTGCAGCCATCTCCGTCAGGGGAACCCATCTTGCAATTGAAGTAAAAGAGGACTCTTAAATATGTTAAAGATAAACTGCATGAGCCGGGTTCAGTCCGCCATTATGATTATTGTCCTGGTTTTGGGTGTTGGCGTGTTTTACGGATGCGGTACAAAAACCACCGTTGTGCTGCTTCCGGAACCGGACGGTACCGTGGGCCAGGTAACGGTGTCAGGTCAGGATCGGAGCCGCCTGGTGCTGGACAAGGCATTTGAAAGTGCAAGTGTGGGGACGCCCGGGAAGGCGGTTCGGGATCTGGGTATCATGGATGGCGATCGTGTTGAGAAAATATTTGGCCGCGCCCTGGCGTTCCAGCCGGAAATGGTAAAGGCGTTTATCCTTTATTTTCAAAGCGGAAAAACGTTACTCACCCCTGAATCTAAAGCCCTTATCGATGATATCCTGAACACAATTAGACAACGTAACTCCAGGGATATAAGCGTTGTTGGCCACACGGACCGGGTTGGCAATGCAGATAAAAATTATGAACTGGCCAAAAAGCGATCGATCGTCATCGCCCGGATTCTTATGGACAAAGGGGTGGACCCCGACCTGATCGAAATCACCTCCCACGGGGAAGCCAACCCCATAGTTCCCACGCCGGATACGGTGGCTGAACCCAGAAACAGGCGGGTTGAAGTGATGATCAGGTGAATAGTTTATTAACTTTGTAAGGAAATTAAAATGAATATTAATTCACATCTTTTAGGGGATCATCTTATCAGAATGGGCATTATCACGGAAGCGCAACTGGAGGAAGTCCTTGCCCTTCAGGCCCGAATTGACGGTCAGCCTGCGGTGGGACCGGAAAGCAATCCGGCTGAACTCATCACAAAAACCAGGGAAAAGGAGAATGCACCCTCCATGCTGGGTCAGCTTCTCCTAGAAAAAAATTATATCACCCGTGATATCCTGGATCCGGTCCTGGCAATGCAAAACCGCCAGGTCCGGGAGTTGAGGATGTTAAGCAGCGAAAAACTGGCCCTGGTCATACAGATCGGTTTTCTGATCAACTCCACCCAGAGTCTGGTGGGTGTCCTTTCTCTGATCATGAAATATGCCAATATTGTCACCGACACCCAGGCCAGCACCCTCATGCTGCTGGATGAAAGTACCGGTGAACTTGTATTTTCCGTCCCTACAGGCCCCAGAGCCGACAATCTTAAAGATATCCGCATTCCCAAAGACAAGGGGGTGGCCGGATGGGTTCTGGAAAACCAGCAGTATGTGCTGCTTGAAGATGTAAAAACCGACCCGCGTTTTTATCCGGGAATTGATGAATTGACGGGGCTTGAGACCCGTTCTCTGCTTTGTGTTCCCATACGTTCCAAGCGTAAAAACATTGGTGTGCTGGAGGTGATCAACAAAAACGGGGGAAGAGAGTTTACGGACGATGATGCACTGCTTTTAAATCTGTTTTCCCAGCAGGCCGCCATTGCCATTGAAAATGCACTGCTTTTTGATCGCCTGAAAAACAACCGGTAGCAGCCTGCACGGCTGTTCCGATTGTCGGTATAAGACAATGTGGTGAATGTGCGGAAATATGATAAATAAGGCGTCACCTTGTATCGGCGGGGGCTTGATAAAATTCCGGCGAGCCGATTTTTTATACCAAATATATAAGACACAGCTTTTAATAGGATATACAGTTTTTTTTCCAACTGATCAAAATGTTTTCGATGCGGAACAAAAGGACCGTTGACATCTATATGTGGGTTATAAGAACGTCTGTGTAAACGATACAGATCTTTCAACTTTCGTTGTGGGCCGAAGCCTGGGTGTAGATAGACCAAGGACGGCCCATGGCCGTTATATAAATGCTGAAAGGGATGGCCCGTGCTTTGGGCATAAACCGGTCACATCGCCGGAACGGTTTGTCCCAAAGTCGGCAGAAACATGCTCCCTGACAGAGAATTAAAGGAGAACCCCATGACGGATAACAGAAAAAAAGTAGAGGAACAGATTGCTGAACTGTTTAATATGCAACGCTTTGCCGTTCTTTCAACCCAGAAGAACAATCAGCCGTATGCCAGTCTTGTTGCCTTTGCTGCAAGTGCGGACTTGAAACATGTTTACTTTCTAACCCCAAACACCACCCGTAAATATGAAAACCTGACAGCCAATCCCGAGGTTGCCGTTCTCGTCAATGACAGCCGGAACCAGGCGGACGATATATATAATGCCGTTTCCGTAACCGGCACCGGTGTGGCACATGTTGTTGCGAAAGGTGAAAACCAGGCCGCCCTTGACGGTTATTTCGAAAGGCACTCCCATTTAAAAGCGTTTGCCGCCGCGCCGACAACAGCGTTTGTCTGTATCACCATGAATCGTTATTTTATGGTCAACCGATTTCAGAATGTTGTTGCTCTCAAGGTGGATAATGAAACATATTAGGCTGGTATGGCATTATAAGCGGTTGATCTCTTGTTGGATTTGAGTATGCACCTGCTCTGAAATCGGATAAAAACTGATAATGACAATCGACAGAGCGTTGCAAAGGCAGGGGACTAGTGCATAAAGGATTCTCAGCATAAAAATTGCCGACTCAGGTTGTTCCGCATTTCGGACTCAGCCCGATGGTTTGCCACATTTGACGCACCAAAGCAATTCCATGTCTCGCCGTTTAACAGGGTTGAAGGGGTGTACCGGTTTTATTTTTCCGAACCCGGCGACCGGTTTTGGTTCTGCGACTGCGGGAACAGTGATTCGCTGAAAACCTTAAAAAGAAGCCCCGCCCAACCAATAAAATAATAAAATTAGGTCCGGGTGATCAGGCATAGTCCGTCAATTAAAAAGCCTCCGATTGGGAATATTTTTAATCTGAAGTATTTCATCATTCTTAAATAAAATGTTATTGAGAAACGCCATATTCTTTAGTAAACAAATATTCATACATAAATAAGGTTACAGCATTAAAGGGAGAATTCCTGTTTGGCAATCCATGGCTTTATCCGCAGATGCATCACCGAAACCATCGAGGGGTTAAGAGAAGGCCTGACTCTTTTTTCCGGGCCCAGCAGGGCAGCAGTCATTTATGCCGTCACACCCGATGATCCCATCTATATATTTGATCCCCAGAACCTTTTGGCCGGACACGAACCCAAATTCAAAGAATTATATATTGATTCGGATGGTTGGAAAACCAAGTGTTCCATCAAATATGACAAGAAGAAATTCAGCAATTTGATTCCCGAAAAAAATCTTGGGTTGGCCGGACTGATATCCTATGGCGGCAGATCAAGCTCTATCGTGTATCAGATGTGGTTTACCGATCACCATCCGGATATGTGTACCATAGGGCCAACCGAACGATGGCTGGAACATGCCGTTTACAGATTTTCCCATGACTTGGCCAATGAAGCAGAATTGTACACAGGCATTTCCGGCTCTTTTCTCAAGGAGTACGCCACCCATGCGGTCAGAGATTTTATCGTGGATGAAATGAACGTCCGGATCGGCTGGGATACCAGAATGCGGGTTTACCCGATTTTAGATGCCGTGCTTAAAATTTCAAGAACGCCGGAAGAAGGAGAATGGCCAAGAGGTAAGCTGATTTTTGTGGAAAAAGAATCCATCCCCCAAATGAATTTTATTTTAGAGCTTCCCGAGGCAGAACAACCGTGTCTGGAGAATGTCAAGCATATCAGAAAGCTGCTTGTGTCCGTTGAAAATTCAGATTTGAAACTGGTTGCCACTGAAAATACGATTATCGGCATCACCAGGGATGATCATCTCGATTTTTCCATTTCAGTGGATTTTAGAGGCGGATACGGTTTTCTGGCACTCAATGATGAATTGGTGTGCTCTTTTTCCGACGGCAGCTTTAAATCGACTACACATAAGGACAAGCTGGTTCAGGTGGAAGAGGCATTAATGGACACTGATATGGATGCTGAAACGGTAACGGCTTTATTTAAAGTGGTTGCCGGGATTGTTCACAATGCTGCCGGCCACCGGTATGGATGCAGCATTGTGATTGACCTGAATGATCCTCCGGTTTTTATCATGGGCCATTCGTTGCTGCACCCCCTGGATCTGAAAAGTCAGGATAATTATGATCTGGCCAAGTCCCTGTCCAAAGTGGACGGAGCGCTGCACATAGGGGCTGATGTAAAGCTGCATAGATTTGCCTGTCTTTTGCAAGGCAGGAATGTGCCCGGTGAAAACAGGGCCAGGGGTGCCAGGTTTAATTCGGCTTTGCGGTTCACGGCTGAAAACCAAAATGTTATTGTAATTGTTGTCTCATCCGACACCCTGGTTTCGGTCATGAAGGGCGGTTCGCTACTGAAAACCAAATGGAAACAGGAAACCTCTCTCATATGCAATATACCCGTACCCTTGGAACAATGGATTGCTGAAAACCAGTAACAGCCTTGGGCTGACCTGGTCTATCTACATCCAGGCTTCGGCCCACACCAAAGATAGAAAGAATCCAGTCACTTGGTGGAGAATTTTTTATAAAAAAATTATGAAAGCCATATCATGACCCAAAACGCCATAGAACAGTTAATCACAAGTGTTTTTCCAGGCCTTCCCCAAACCCTTTTCCAGGCTTTACAGCAGCGAATTCAAAATTATTTTTCCGCCGGGGATATCCAGGATATCAGCCAATTGCCCGTCAAACCCCAAGACTTTATCAAGGTAATGCTGTTCAGCCCCTTTACGGCTGAACATATTACGGCAAACCCCTTGATACTTGATCGGCTTGGTAAAAGCGGTGATCTTGACACCTTCTATGCGCCGGGTGACATTAAGAGCAAGCTTTCGGCGTTTATCGGGGATGATCAGGATAGTACAGGGCTTAAATCCCGGCTGCTTGAATTCAAGGTGTATGAAATCATTCGCATTGCCTGGCGGGATCTGACCGGTGCGGCGCCATTATCCGAAACCATGGCGGACCTGTCCGATCTTGCCTGTGCCTGCATTTCTTTTGGTTTTGAACAATTGTACCCAGGTTTAACCCAAAAATGGGGAACCCCCAGGGACAGCAAGGGCCATGCCCAGAATATTGTGGTATTGGGTATGGGAAAACTTGGGGCCGGCGAATTGAATTTTTCTTCGGATATTGATCTTATTTTCGTATTCCCCAATCCTGGCCAGACGGATGGGGACAGATCCATATCAAATGATGAATTCTTCACAAAATTATGCCGGGAGTTTATCAAGTTGTTTTCAATGGATAACGGCACCCATTTTTACCGGGTGGATACCCGCCTGCGGCCGTTTGGGGACAGCGGGCCGCTGGTCATGGATGCCAATGCATTTGAATATTATTACCAATCCCAGGGCCGGGAGTGGGAACGCTATGCCATGATCAAGGCAAGTCCGGTGGCAGGGGATATAGCGGCGGGCCGTACGATTATTCAATCTCTTAAACCATTTATTTTTCGCAGATATCTGGATTACGGCTCCTTTGATTCTTTTAGGGATATGAAACAGCGCATTACATTGCAGGTAAAAAATGCCAGATTGAGACACAATATTAAAATCGGGGCCGGCGGTATCAGGGAGGTTGAATTTTTTGGTCAGCTCTTTCAGCTCATCAGAGGCGGGGTGGAACCGGTACTCCAGGCCAGACCCATTTTAAAGATTCTGGATACCTTGGTGGAAAAAAAGCTGATCGATAAAAAAGTGTGTGAAGAACTCAAAGAGGCCTATCATTTTTTACGGCTTGTGGAAAACAGGCTCCAGGAATACCAGGACCGGCAGACCCACGACATTCCCGAAGATCCGGATCAAAGGCAAATTTTGGCTCTATCCATGGGATATGATGATGAAAAAACGTTTTATGCGGAATTATCCAGGTTCCAAGGGATTGTGCATAAACATTTTTCCAGACTTCTGGTGCAGGATGATGATGAAGACAACGACAACAGCAGCCAGGAGTTAAAACAGATATGGGACAGTATCACTGATGCCCAGTCCAATAATGAAGAGATTTCTATTTCCGGCTATGAAGATACTGGCTCTTTGGTGCGGCTTCTCAATGCCCTGGCAGCCCACCCCAACACCCGGAAGCTTTCCCAGACCGGTCGTAAGAAACTGGCCCGGCTGGTACCCCGCCTGATTAAAAAAGCCGGAGAGCATCCGGAGGCAGAAGAGGTGATGGCCAAACTTCTGGATCTTGTCGCAACCATTGAACGGCGTACCTGTTACCTGTCTTTGCTTATTGAAAATAAAGGAGCCCTTGATACCCTGATCGTTCTTGCCCGCAAAAGCCCATGGATTATTTCCTTTTTAAGTCAACATCCCGTTCTTTTAGATGAGCTTATCTATCCGGAAACCCTGTATTCGCCGCCCAAACGCGATATGCTTGAACGGGAAATGTCAAGCTTGCTGGCAAGAGTCCCGGAAGATGATCCGGAATACCTGCTGGAAGCGCTCAATATTTTTCGTCAAATCAATACACTGAGGGTGGCCGCCGCAGATGTATCCGGCAATTTTCCGCTGATGAAGGTCAGTGATCATCTGACCTGGATTGCTGAAACTATTCTGGGGCAGGTGGTGGCGTCATCCTGGCAAATCATCACCGAAAAATACGGGTATCCTGAAGGGATGGAGGGCAAAGGTGTTGACGGATGCGGTTTTATTGCCGTTGCCTACGGCAAGGTAGGTGGCCTTGAAATGGGATATAAATCCGACCTGGATATGGTTTTTATTTTTGATGCTGAACCAGGGATCACCTGCGGAACGGAACGGTCTGTGGACACCACTCGTTTTTATTCCAATCTGGGCCAGCGCATCATCCATGCCCTGACCATGCATACCCCGGCAGGTACCCTTTATGGTGCGGATATGCGGCTTCGGCCCGGCGGGGAGTCAGGCACCATTATCACCCACATCCAAACCTATGAGGATTACCTGAAAGACCAGGCCTGGACATTTGAACATCAGGCCCTGATTCGGGCACGCCCCGTGGCCGGTGATCCAGCGCTGTTCAAGCGTTTTGACACCATACGCAAAAAAATCCTGACCCGCGAGCGCGATGATGCGACTTTGAAAAAAGAAGTTGGGGAGATGCGAGAAAGAATGCGCAAGCAGCGGTTAAAGTACGAACCCGGGCTGTTTAATCTCAAGCAGGGCCGGGGGGGGATTGTGGATATTGAATTTCTTGTTCAATATCTTGTGTTGCGCCATGCCTGCGATTATCCCGATGTTGTGGAGTGGACGGACAATGTCCGTTTGCTCCAGGCCCTGAGTGTGGATGGCCTGATATCCGGTGAGGAAAGCAGCATTCTCCAGAACACTTATGTGAGCATGAGAAGGGTCATGCACCGCCTCACGCTCCAGGAGCGGTCAGCCACTGTTGATGAGGATATGTTCAGTGAGCAGGCTGCAAAAGTTGCGCAAATTTATGATGCGGCCTTTGAGTTTTAAAGGATTTTGCACATTCATCATTAAGAATTTATAAACTTATCGATACAATTCATTTTATTAAACTTGATATCAACCCGGATTTCCTTTTTAGGAATCCGGGTTGATAATTTTTGATATTCTCAACATTTTTTCGACTTATTTTCAACACCCATACATTTGTTTTGAACTTTACTAAGATCATTAATTACCAAGCTATTTAATCTGTTTTGAACATGTTTTAAACACAGTTTTCATTAATTTTTGAACATGGTGTTATTTTTCTTAACATTTTATGAATACGGTTTTAAACTTTTGAACATTTTAGACGGATATGTTGATAAACGCTGGAATATGGTAAAGAATATAAAGCTCAGTAATGAAACTGTATGCCCTGTTGATTACAGACAAACTTGATAAAAACTGGAAACAATACAATGACAACACCTGACAACACCATGGACTGCAAGGCAAAACGTGAATTGCTTGGCAGCCGGACTTTCAAATTTGCCTGTCACGAAAATGTGCCTTGCTTTACCCGTTGCTGCCACAATGCCGATATGTACCTTTATCCTTATGATATTGTGCGAATGAAGCAGAACCTTAACATGACCTCGGAAAAATTTTTGGTTACTCATACCGTAACAGCCATCCGCGACATGCCCACCTTTCCCAACGTGATGTTGAAAATGAGCGACCGCCAGGGCAACCCCTGTACCTTTCTGACAGAAAAGGGGTGTACGGTTTATCCGGACAGGCCCTACTCCTGCCGGGCCTATCCCCTGGAACCGGCCGTCTATGGTGAGGCTGACGGTATCATGCGCATGCAGTATTATGTCATGCACCATGATTACTGCAAAGGACATGATGAAGATAAAGAATGGACGGCCAAAGCATGGATGGTGGACCAGGAAATGCAGGCATATAATGAACCCAACAACGCCTGGGCCCGCATTGCAGGGCGTTTGCAGGCCGATTCGTTCAAGGCCCAGGGTCTTGATATGAACAGTGCGCCCATGAAGATGGCGTTCATGGCTAGTTACAACATGGATACCTTCCGCCGTTTTGTTTTTGAAAGCAGTTTTTTATCGCGTTATGCAGTGCAACAAGATCAGCTGGACGCAGTGAAACAAGATGATCGGGAGCTGCTCATGCTTGGACTTTCCTGGATCGAACGGTTTTTGTTCAGCGACGGACCGTTACAAGAACACGCCTGAGTTGGGAATACGGTTTATCCCTTGATCTTGCCCGTTCCCCGGAGGAAACATGCCTTTTAAAACGTATTCAAATGTGTATCAGATGCTTTGTGATACGGTGCAAAAGTATCCTGAGCAGCCTGCGTACCGGTGGTTTGAGGAAAACAACGAAGAAAAGTCGGTGACCTGGCAGCAGTATAATGATCAGGTTAGGGATGTGGCAAAAAGCTTAATTGCCATGGGACTGAAAAAAGATGATAAATTTAATATCATCAGCTATTCGTGTTACCCATGGGTGTTGACGGATATGGCCGGCATGAGCATAGGTGCCGTAACCGTGGGTATATATCAGTCCAATTTGCCCAAGGATTGTGCGTTTATTATCAACCACAGCGATTCAGTTCTGATTTTTGCCGAAAACGATGAACAGCTGGCTAAACTGATGGAAATCAGGGGTCAGATTCCAAATGTCAGAAAGGTGGTCATGTTCAATGGTGCTGACGGGGAGGATGAGTGGGTTATCTCCTACGAAACATTTTTGAAATTTGGCAAGGATATATCAGATGACGCGTTTGACACCTGCTGCCAAGCTGTGACGGCTGATGATGCAGCCGGCATCATTTATACGTCAGGTACCACAGGGATCCCCAAGGGGGCGGTGATCACCCATGACAATATCTGCTTTACCGCCCAGTCGGTTTTAGATGTCACCAAAATTATTCATGGATGGGACATGTTTCTGTTTTTGCCCCTGGCACATGTCTTTGCCAGAACCTGTGTGAACACCGCCATGTTCACAGCCTGCCGGACGACTTTTGCCCGCAGTATAAAAACCCTGGTTGAGGATTTCAAGGTGGCGGCCCCCCATTGGTTTGTCAGTGTCCCCAGGATTTTTGAAAAAATTTATACCAAGGTGATCAGTGATGTGGAAGCCAAAGGAGGTATTACTGAAAAAATATTCAACTGGACCTGCACGGTGGGCTGCCAAGTCAGCCGGTGCAAAGTCAAAAAACAGGATATTCCCTTGGGGCTCGGGCTTCAATACAATCTGGCCAAAAAGCTGGTATTCTCAAAAATTGATAAAGCACTGGGTGGTAATGTCCAGTGGTGCATCTGCGGGGCGGCGCCCTTAAATCCTGATATCGCCAGGTTCTTTCATGCTGCCGGGATTTTGATTCT is a genomic window of uncultured Desulfobacter sp. containing:
- a CDS encoding radical SAM protein; this translates as MLKGVHFLLSMTCNYECDHCFLYCSPRTRGTFTSEQLSDVFKQLDKIDSINSVFFEGGEPFLYYPILLQGLKLAAQRGYSRGVVSNGYWANSKEDSLLWLGPLAEIGLDNLSVSDDSLHHGTEQGMRMKWVKKAADALGLPSGAICLEPPDPDRDGQSVNERGEPIVGGDIRFRGRAVDKLVKGLARRDGSDFNQCPDEDFANPGRVHLDPFGNVHLCQGIIMGNIWKTPLDELIREYDVDTHPICSHLQKGGPLKLALEYGYSSQDGFVDPCHMCYETRKSILNSYPDWLGPDMVYGR
- a CDS encoding adenylate/guanylate cyclase domain-containing protein, whose product is MLKTIRKKIMVVSGHVGLAGIALILLFSMNRLFVANLFTAYDLSCYDWFLTHQHTREKSDVPVIVDIDEQSLERYGQWPWPRYKIAELIDRISGAGPLAVGLDILFPEADRTSPVNLNAFLKKEFDLDIPNHRAQAFQAAVDMLNALGKLNDTFVKEYGFTLNIGIGLHIGRVRVGNMGTKDLFNYTIIGDNVNVASRLENLSKFYGVRIIFSEDMKTYVPRTHQIQELDLVRIRGRQEPLKIYGLFTGKFMADSDKHIAAYYHALRLYREQKFGRALEIFEQFRQKRVDRRLYKIYRQRCKYYLTHPPGKSWDGIFTHQQK
- a CDS encoding FecR domain-containing protein, producing MDKKIYLALMAMLTVLPGFTQCGARETDAPVGIVKTLSGQVWIQRGEQRMPAALEMPLMTGDALETGGDAGVGIIFKDNSPLSLGPDSKFIIREFIFEPTKEKFTLIGSVVRGTLTYLSGLINKLKPESVEFRTPSAAISVRGTHLAIEVKEDS
- a CDS encoding OmpA family protein, translated to MLKINCMSRVQSAIMIIVLVLGVGVFYGCGTKTTVVLLPEPDGTVGQVTVSGQDRSRLVLDKAFESASVGTPGKAVRDLGIMDGDRVEKIFGRALAFQPEMVKAFILYFQSGKTLLTPESKALIDDILNTIRQRNSRDISVVGHTDRVGNADKNYELAKKRSIVIARILMDKGVDPDLIEITSHGEANPIVPTPDTVAEPRNRRVEVMIR
- a CDS encoding GAF domain-containing protein, with amino-acid sequence MNINSHLLGDHLIRMGIITEAQLEEVLALQARIDGQPAVGPESNPAELITKTREKENAPSMLGQLLLEKNYITRDILDPVLAMQNRQVRELRMLSSEKLALVIQIGFLINSTQSLVGVLSLIMKYANIVTDTQASTLMLLDESTGELVFSVPTGPRADNLKDIRIPKDKGVAGWVLENQQYVLLEDVKTDPRFYPGIDELTGLETRSLLCVPIRSKRKNIGVLEVINKNGGREFTDDDALLLNLFSQQAAIAIENALLFDRLKNNR
- a CDS encoding pyridoxamine 5'-phosphate oxidase family protein, whose translation is MTDNRKKVEEQIAELFNMQRFAVLSTQKNNQPYASLVAFAASADLKHVYFLTPNTTRKYENLTANPEVAVLVNDSRNQADDIYNAVSVTGTGVAHVVAKGENQAALDGYFERHSHLKAFAAAPTTAFVCITMNRYFMVNRFQNVVALKVDNETY
- a CDS encoding DUF1365 family protein, whose protein sequence is MFRISDSARWFATFDAPKQFHVSPFNRVEGVYRFYFSEPGDRFWFCDCGNSDSLKTLKRSPAQPIK
- a CDS encoding DNA integrity scanning protein DisA nucleotide-binding domain protein, which codes for MAIHGFIRRCITETIEGLREGLTLFSGPSRAAVIYAVTPDDPIYIFDPQNLLAGHEPKFKELYIDSDGWKTKCSIKYDKKKFSNLIPEKNLGLAGLISYGGRSSSIVYQMWFTDHHPDMCTIGPTERWLEHAVYRFSHDLANEAELYTGISGSFLKEYATHAVRDFIVDEMNVRIGWDTRMRVYPILDAVLKISRTPEEGEWPRGKLIFVEKESIPQMNFILELPEAEQPCLENVKHIRKLLVSVENSDLKLVATENTIIGITRDDHLDFSISVDFRGGYGFLALNDELVCSFSDGSFKSTTHKDKLVQVEEALMDTDMDAETVTALFKVVAGIVHNAAGHRYGCSIVIDLNDPPVFIMGHSLLHPLDLKSQDNYDLAKSLSKVDGALHIGADVKLHRFACLLQGRNVPGENRARGARFNSALRFTAENQNVIVIVVSSDTLVSVMKGGSLLKTKWKQETSLICNIPVPLEQWIAENQ
- the glnE gene encoding bifunctional [glutamate--ammonia ligase]-adenylyl-L-tyrosine phosphorylase/[glutamate--ammonia-ligase] adenylyltransferase → MTQNAIEQLITSVFPGLPQTLFQALQQRIQNYFSAGDIQDISQLPVKPQDFIKVMLFSPFTAEHITANPLILDRLGKSGDLDTFYAPGDIKSKLSAFIGDDQDSTGLKSRLLEFKVYEIIRIAWRDLTGAAPLSETMADLSDLACACISFGFEQLYPGLTQKWGTPRDSKGHAQNIVVLGMGKLGAGELNFSSDIDLIFVFPNPGQTDGDRSISNDEFFTKLCREFIKLFSMDNGTHFYRVDTRLRPFGDSGPLVMDANAFEYYYQSQGREWERYAMIKASPVAGDIAAGRTIIQSLKPFIFRRYLDYGSFDSFRDMKQRITLQVKNARLRHNIKIGAGGIREVEFFGQLFQLIRGGVEPVLQARPILKILDTLVEKKLIDKKVCEELKEAYHFLRLVENRLQEYQDRQTHDIPEDPDQRQILALSMGYDDEKTFYAELSRFQGIVHKHFSRLLVQDDDEDNDNSSQELKQIWDSITDAQSNNEEISISGYEDTGSLVRLLNALAAHPNTRKLSQTGRKKLARLVPRLIKKAGEHPEAEEVMAKLLDLVATIERRTCYLSLLIENKGALDTLIVLARKSPWIISFLSQHPVLLDELIYPETLYSPPKRDMLEREMSSLLARVPEDDPEYLLEALNIFRQINTLRVAAADVSGNFPLMKVSDHLTWIAETILGQVVASSWQIITEKYGYPEGMEGKGVDGCGFIAVAYGKVGGLEMGYKSDLDMVFIFDAEPGITCGTERSVDTTRFYSNLGQRIIHALTMHTPAGTLYGADMRLRPGGESGTIITHIQTYEDYLKDQAWTFEHQALIRARPVAGDPALFKRFDTIRKKILTRERDDATLKKEVGEMRERMRKQRLKYEPGLFNLKQGRGGIVDIEFLVQYLVLRHACDYPDVVEWTDNVRLLQALSVDGLISGEESSILQNTYVSMRRVMHRLTLQERSATVDEDMFSEQAAKVAQIYDAAFEF